The Verrucomicrobiia bacterium sequence GGCTGGCGATGACCAACTTCACCGTGATGGGCTCGATGACCCAGGTGAGCGACACGCCTCCCCAGGGTTTGCGCGCTCGATTCTATCGGGCGGTGATGGTTCCATGAACCTGGAGGCCGGTCTCTCTGGCCCATGTGCCTGAATCGAAGCTCCCAATAAAGCACCATAAATCATTAGCAATCCGTCTTTAGGGCGCTGCCTTTGGCGCGGATGGGAGCTGTGGTCCCAAAACCAGCCTGCCCCTGGCTGAATCAATCGTGACGGTCTCAAATTGACTAAGCAGGCCATTCCCCACAAGTCCGGCCTCGCCCTCAAAAATTGGGTTGGCGTGCAAACCCGTTTCCACATCGCCCAGAATTTCCGCACCAATTTTTACAGCCGTCCTTGTCTGCGGAATTCCCAGCTCTGCCAATCCCACCGCCACCTTGCGGCTGCAATCCTTTGGGCTGACGTCTCGAGTAACCCACTGCAAGGGCGTGGCGCACCCGGTATCCACCCGAAACCACCGGGCCCTTTTCCCGCCGACGCTCGCCTTGACTCTGATTCCGCAGCGCCGCGCGTCCAACGGCACAACGTCACCCGCGGTCGCCGTGCCGGAAGCAAGTAACCGGACCTTCGATTCGCGAAAATCGATCTGCACTGCTCTGTCTTTAAAGAACCCCGCCCCAATCAAACCATCCACTCGGCGCGCGCATGAGCGGCTCAGCTTCCCCAAATCAAGAGCCAGCAGGCGGTTTGGCAGGGTCACCTCGTTGGCTTTGGCCCAGCGCGTCCCGGTCCAGAACCCATCCATCGAAACCCCGACCCCGCGCACCTCGGCTCGCTGGCCGAGCGGGAGACCCAGTTCCTTCGCGGTCTGCAGATTCACCACGCTCGCCTCCGCCCCGCTATCGAGCAGGAAATTCAATACCCTCCCGGATTCCGGGACCTGGACTTTCACCCAAAGCAAGCCTTCGCGGAACTCAAACGGGAATTCGCCTCTCGGCACCACATCAGCGTGACCTTGAATCAGCCAACTCGAGCACAATAAGCCGCAAAACAGCATCCGCCGCATTGCCGCCTTTCGGCAAAATCAATGCCATAAACGCCGCGAGGCGCTTTATATTGCGCATCAGTGACTTAGCTGACTTCCGAACCCTCTGGGAACACCGAATGATTGTTTCGTTGTGGCCACGCGGGTTAAAAAGCTCCATGCGAACGCGGACAAAGTTTGCTGGAAACGTCGGAACCAACGAAGGCAATTCAGCGGCTGCATCGGCCCGCAGCCGACAAGATTATCCCTGAACGGCGACTGGCGTGGTCGCCAGAACTCGTGCATTGCCACGATACTCGACCGTGGCTGGTGTCTGGCCGATGATTCCGCATTGCGCAAAAATGAGCGCCAAAATGAACACAGCTTTGCCTCAAACCGATGGGCGCGCCGGAAGCCATCGGCCTGGGCGCGGTGCGCTTCAGCCTGGGAAGATGGACCACCACAGAAGAACTGGACCATGTTCTCGGCCTTCTCCCGCGAACGAAACCTTCACGGCTATCGCACAGCAAGTCACACGAGGCAAAACGACGGACCTGGCCCGCGCTCGCGCGCTCTACGACCACGTCATCGAAAAGGTGCGCTATGCCCGGTACGGCTCGGGTTGGGGCGTCGGTGACGCGGTGTATGCCTGCAATGCACATTCGGGCAATTGCTCGGATTTCCATGCCTACTTCATCGCGCTGGCGCGCTCCATCGGCATCCCGGCCCGCTTCGCCATTGGCGCAGCCATTCCTTCCGAGCGCAATGACGGCGGCATTGATGGCTACCACTGTTGGGCTGAGTTCTTCGCCGACGGCAAATGGGAGCCCGTGGACATCAGCGAAGCGAACAAAAACTCCAGCCTGGCGAATTATTACTTCGGCCATCACCCGGCGAACCGGTTCGAGTTGAGCAAGGGCCGCGACTTGGTCGTGGAACCCGGACCTGCCTCCGGCCTAATCAATTTCCTCGCCTACCCGGTCCTCGAGGTGGATGGCAAGGCGGTCCAGGTGCAGACGGAGTTCCTTTTTCGACGTCATCGCTAAGAAACCAATCGGGTTTCATTCGAGCGCCGGAGCCGGCGCCCGTTTCGGCGCGCACGGGGGGTTATTTCGGGGACGGGTCCGCCCGCTACCAGCCCCCGCCCAGCGCCTGGTAGAGTTGAACAATGACAATAAGCTGGTTGCGTCGAGTTTGGGCGAGGGCGTTTTCTGCGGGAAAAAGCTGCTGCTGCGCTTCGAGCACCTCGTAGTAATTGGCTTTGCCAGCGAGGTAGCGCCGGGTCGAGACCTCGACCGCTTTGCGATAGGCCGCCACCGCTCGCTCCTGCGCAGTACGGACCGCCTCAAGTTTCTGCCGCGTGATGAGC is a genomic window containing:
- a CDS encoding transglutaminase-like domain-containing protein, yielding MNTALPQTDGRAGSHRPGRGALQPGKMDHHRRTGPCSRPSPANETFTAIAQQVTRGKTTDLARARALYDHVIEKVRYARYGSGWGVGDAVYACNAHSGNCSDFHAYFIALARSIGIPARFAIGAAIPSERNDGGIDGYHCWAEFFADGKWEPVDISEANKNSSLANYYFGHHPANRFELSKGRDLVVEPGPASGLINFLAYPVLEVDGKAVQVQTEFLFRRHR
- a CDS encoding aspartyl protease family protein; amino-acid sequence: MRRMLFCGLLCSSWLIQGHADVVPRGEFPFEFREGLLWVKVQVPESGRVLNFLLDSGAEASVVNLQTAKELGLPLGQRAEVRGVGVSMDGFWTGTRWAKANEVTLPNRLLALDLGKLSRSCARRVDGLIGAGFFKDRAVQIDFRESKVRLLASGTATAGDVVPLDARRCGIRVKASVGGKRARWFRVDTGCATPLQWVTRDVSPKDCSRKVAVGLAELGIPQTRTAVKIGAEILGDVETGLHANPIFEGEAGLVGNGLLSQFETVTIDSARGRLVLGPQLPSAPKAAP